The stretch of DNA ATCGTATTCAACGCCCCATTGGTTGAGCTGCCTCTTCATCGTCTTTATGTTATTAAGGGTGGAGACCTTTGGATGTATGCCCCCCTTTATCGCGGCGTTCTCGGCCGGCAGGCCGAACGCATCGAACCCCATAGGCGCAAGGACATTAAAACCTCTCATCATCTTGTATCGCGCGACGACGTCGCCTATTATGTAGTTCCTGCCGTGGCCGACGTGGAGCGCCGCCGACGGGTATGGGAACATCATGAGGCAATAGTATTTATTTTTTGGATCGCCCGTATCTACGGTGAAAAGCCCTTTGTCCCGCCAGAACTTCTGCCACTTGGTTTCTATTGTATCGAAGGGATATAATTTTTCGTCGATCATTTTATCCTGCACATCCTTTTAGCCGCTGCCATGTTCTTTTTGTCGTCTTTGTCCGATTCCTTCGGCGTCTCCATGATGAACGCCGCATTCTTAAGTCCGGGATGGTTTATTATCCTTCCCAAAGCCTCGGAACCTATGTTGCCTTTACCTATATGCTGATGCCTGTCGACATGAGAGCCGGCAGGCGACAGGCTATCGTTAAAATGGACCACCTTGATGAGGTAGAGTCCGACCAACCTGTCAAATTCTTTAAGGGTCGCCTCCAGCCCTTTCTTCGTCTTTATATCATACCCGGACTCGAAAGTATGCGCCGTATCGAGGCATACGCCTATATTCGAAGGCCGACCCTGGCTTTCGATGATGCGCTTCAAGTGCTCGAACCTGTAACCTATCGACGAGCCGGAACCGGCGGTATTTTCCAGCAGTATTGTCGTCTCCGGCCTTGCCGATCTTATTATTTCATTAAGCGCTTTGGAAAACCTCTCGATGCCGCCGGCTTCGCCGCTGCCCACGTGACTTCCGAGGTGCGTCACGAAATATTCGGCACCGAGCAGGTCCGCTCTCTTCACGTCCTCGATATAAGCGTTTATAGACTTCTTATACAAAACATCGTCGGGAGTCGCGAGATTTATTATATACGGTATATGGACGACTACAGGTTTAATGTTATAATTCGACTTAAGGCGCCTGAATTCCGCAACGTCGGACTCTGCGAGCTTTGTCGCCTGCCACCCTCTTGGGTTACGGCTGAATATCTGCATCGTATTACAACCGAGAGATTTAGCGCGGTCGAGCGACTCGCAGATATTTCCGGCAATAGAGACATGAAGTCCGATACGTTTCATATGAGTCAGAGTTGGTGCTGGAGGTGGGACTTGAACCCACACGACCTTACGGTCACTGGTTTTTGAGACCAGCGCGTATGCCATTCCGCCACTCCAGCTAAATGTATTTCCAGTCAGCGTTTCAGGTATTTTGTGTCTTGCGCTGTTGCATTCGTTTTGCGCAAGACCACCTCGGCAAAATTTTCATTAGTTAAATTGGGGACACATCCAAACATAAGAATGTGTCCCTTGTTAAGGTCCTTCGTCGGCTATAAGTTTGACTACGGCCTCCTCAGGATCAAATTTTTCCATGCAGAGACTCGTGAAAAATTTGGTGGAGCTGACGAGAATCGAACTCGTGATTACACAATGCCATTGTGTCGTGATCCCTCTTCACTACAGCCCCATCTTATTTCGGTTTTCTTGAATAGTAGTAGGAATAGTAGCGGTAGTTCTCGCTATGGATAGAGATCTTATTGAGGACGATGCCGATGATCCTCGCCTTGGCGTCTTCGAGAAGTTTATGTATTCGCGGTAGTATCTTCTTCGATGTCTTCCCGCTCTCCAGGACCATGATGATGCCGTCCGTTATGCCTGAAAGTATGACCGCATCGGTAAGTATCGCTATCGGCGGAGTGTCTATAAGCACATAATCAAACTTTTTCATGGCCTCGTCGCAAAAAGTCTTCATCTTGTGGCTCGCAAGAAGCTCGGACGGATTCGGAGGATGGATGCCGCTCGGGACCAAGGCAATATTTTCAATGTCCGTCTTCTGCACCACTTCGCTAAATCCGGCCTGTCCCGACAGAAATGTGCTGAGGCCGGTCTCGTTCTCTTTCTTGAAAACCTCATGAAGCCTGGGATTGCGCATGTCGGCGTCTACGAGAAGGACCTTCTTCTGGTTCTGCGCTATGGCTATGCCGAGGTTACAGAGCGTCATAGTCTTCCCTTCCTGCGGGCCCGGGCTCGTTATAACTATAGTCCTCAAAGGGTTCTCTTCGGTCGAAGAGAACGCTATGCTCGTCCTGATAGACCTGTATGTCTCCGCTACGGGGTCTTTAGGCTGGGCATGGACAAATATATCTTTTTCAAGCTCGCCCATCTTCCCGCCCTGGTTGACCTTTGGAACGCTCCCCAGAAAAGGCCATTTAACAGTCTTGTCGATCTCGTGCGGCTCTTTTACCGTATCGTCCATGTATTCGAAGAAGAAGGCCAAAAAAACGCCTCCAAAAAGCCCTACCACTATGGACAGCAGGATATTAAATAACTTTTTTGGCCGCAGGGGGACAGGAGGCGTTACGGCAGGCGCGAGAACGCTGACGTTGTTCGCTTTCAAGCCTTCCAGGGCGTGCTTAAAATTATCCAGAAGCTTCTCTTCCTCGCTGTAATCATGCCTGAAAGACATCGACTTTTCTTTCTCAATGTTGTCGATGACCTCATCTATCTCTTTCTTCAGCCGGATCATTTCGGGATGCTTTTCTTTATATACTTTATTATATTCCGACAGCTTCGCGTCAAGCTTCAGGTATTCGTTCTTAAGAAGGTTCAGGAGCTCCGTTTTTGAGATGTAGTAGAGATTCCTTTTTACATATATCTCGGCTATCCTGTTGGCTATCTTAGCGGCAAGTACAGGGTCTTTATTTTCGACATAAAGGTCAAGAAGCCTGGTATCGCGCACCGGCTGCACGCTGATCGTCTTCATGAATTTTTTCAACGGCTCCTTGACGTTCGCGTAATCTTTCGTATTCGCAAGGCCGAACTCATCGAAAACCTTCTGCATTATCGGCGTCGACGTTATTATTCCCATCTGGCTCTGGTAATATTCCTTGTACGAATAATAATTCTGAGATTGTATCTCGACTACACCGGTGGCTGTAAGCACGTTCGGGTTCTCCAAGTCTACCATCAAAGCCGCTTTTGCCCGGTAGACCGGCTTCATCATGAAAGAGCCTATCGTAACGACCAACACCGTCGTGATGAAGAAGAGCGCGACCGTGGCCATCCTCCGCCGCAGGATATTGATATAGTCCCTCAGGTTCGACTCATTCTGTATGTGAGTGAGATCCATCTAAACGCTCTCCGTATTAAAAGAAGCTCTCGGGGACAAAGACCACATCGTCAGGCTGCACTACTACGTCTTTTTCCTTCTCCCCTCTTTCCGTTATATCCTTCACCTTTACTATCAGCGTCTTCCTCTTCCCATCCTCTATGCGCATGACCCTGGTCCTGTTCACATCCGCGTCTTTGGTGAAGCCTTCAGCCATGGCCACCGCCTCAAGGACCGTCATATCCCTCTCATCCGGCATATCGAACTTGCCCGGCTTATTGACCTCTCCCATTACGGAGACCTGCCTGGGATGATACTCATCGATGAATACCAGCACCTCGGCCTTTACCAGGTAATCTTTTTCAAGCAGCTCCTTTATCTTCTCCTCAAGGTCCTGGACGGTCAAACCCCTGGCCATGACCTGGCCTATCAAAGGAAATGATATATAGCCGTCTGCGGCTATTCTAGTCTTGGTCGTCAGGTCGGGCTGGCCGTGGACGGTTATTTGAAGGATGTCGGTGGGTTGTAATTTATATTTACCCTGGGCGGCGGAATCTGCGGCAAATACAGGCACAACGAAAACGGCCGCCAGGAGTAGGATTGTGATAAAAATCTTCATTTTGTTAAAATCCTACGGTTCCGCTGAATGTGACCTTGTTGTCTGTATAATTGAAAGTGGAGAACCTTGAATAACGCCTGGTATAGTCGTACTTCACTTCGGCCGAGAGCCATTTCTGGACATCGTACCTGAGCGAACATCCGGTGGCAAAGAAATTATCGTATCTTTTTGCCGTAACGCCGCCTTCGGTAGTTTCGGACGGGTAGAGATTGAGCTGATACGCGCCGAACGGGCTTATGGAAACTTTTTTATTGAATTTATGGACATACCGCAGGTCCACAATCGTCCCGTGGTAAGAATTGTTATTGGAATAGTCCGACTCGAAGACGCTCGAATCTATGCCGAAACTCCATATGTCGTCTTTAGTCTGATGGAAATCCACGCCGCCGCTCGCGGTGAAACCAAAGAAAGGCTTATCATTAAAGATATCCGATTTATCGAAATGCTGGTACTTGCATCCGCCTTTTATATCCGCGACTATCTTGTTTGTAGGCTTGCCCCTGATGCCCAAAAGCGCGTTCACAAAATACGCGTCCGGAGGGATCGAGCTGTTCATGTAGTGTATAAAGCCAAGATCGCCTTCCACAAACAACACCGTCTTGGGCATTATCCGGTAGCTTACCGCGGCGTCTACGATGTTGGTCATCCTCACCTTATCGCCATACGTGACGGACTGGTAGACGAGGTCGTCCTGCTGGCTGTAGCTGTTAAAGATATTGGTGTAGCCGACGTCGAAACCGAGCTTGTTGAACTGCGCCCCCAGATCTGTCCTGAATGTGTTCTCCTGTCTTCCTATACGCCTCGAGTTTTCATCCGCGGCCCTGTCCGTGTAATCCCTATAGACATCCTTCACCCGTATCTTGTAATCGGTAAAATTTATCTCGCCGAGGCCCCTGACAAGATGGTCGACGTGGTTTTCATTGTTATACCTGCCGTACATAAAAATACTGGGAAAATAATCGGCGCTGAAGTTGTGGTCCCCTACCGGCAGCTCGACCCCCATCGAAGGCGTCAGGATAGTTATGGCGTCAAATTTTTCCTTCCCCTTGGTTAAATATATATTCGTATCGAGCTCTTCACTGGCTTTGAAAGCGCCGTGGACTATTAAGTTGCCGACCTTTACCCCTTCCCTGTCTGGGAGATCGATATTTTTAAGTTTCACATCCTGCAACACTTGCGCCGAGGCCATGCCGCATACATTGAGTGCTAATGCAAAAGATATGGCTAAGATCAATATAGACTTTCCGATATTATATCGCTTTTTCATTATTCCTCCCGATGTAAACAGAGACTTACCTTAAACAATATGTAAAAGGAATTATAACATTTACCATATATAAGTCAATATAATAATAAGAAAATGGGAGGTCATTAAATAATGACCTCCCAAATATGCTCCAAACCTGTTTTTAGCGCCTCATTACGTCTGGCTGGCCGCGCTATCGTTTATAGCATCCGGCGGAGCTATATCTACCGTCCCCGGTGCATTTTCATCTCCAGGAGTATATGGTTCCGCAACCAGGGGTATCTCTAGAAAACCCGACATGTCAGGCGGCGTTCCGAACGGGGTAAAACCGTTCCCGCCTATGCCCATAGGCATCCCCATCCCAAGCTCAAAATTTTCATTATTAAGCAGATTTGTCAGTTGCAGGATGCTATCAGGCGAAAAAACCGACGTTGAGGCGCCGTTAAAACCCATATAGACGATCGAACCGTGCGCTCCGCAAATAGCGTTCGGCGTTTTTACAAGAAATTCCGACGGGCCATCAGCTTTATTCACGATCATTTTCAGCTCGCCAAGGCTCAATTTTACTCCGACTTTCCTAGAAAGCTCCTCATATATGATGGTCTCTACAAGAATCTCCGTACCGGGCTTCAAGGATATGCTGCTCTTATCGGGAAATTCCAGGAAGACCTTGCCGTCTTCAAGCGTCTTTATTGAATCGTTAGCCTTAAGGGCCTGGCCCGCTTTTGCATCTGCCCATTCAGTATCAAGTCCGGTTTTAACAAGGACCTGCCCCTCGATAGCCGCTACCGTTAATGCCATTTCCTGTGCAACCGCCCCTGTGGTAAATACCGCTAAAAACACCGCCAGGACAAATACACCCGTCTTGAATATCTTCATCTGTTATCCTCCATAGTCGGTTTGGGTGGAACTTAGTTTGTACTTAAAGTATAGCACAATTAATTTATTATTCAATATTTTTTAACTAACTTTTTTGTATTTAACAATATCGTGATCCAGACTTTCCGAATCTAATCCTCATCGAGGTGCATATCGACATAAGACGCCATCAACTCTCCCACATTAGCCGGAGGTATAGTCGAAAAATAATGGTCTACTATCGCGTGACCCATCTCATGGGCTAATACCGAATCCGATATGTCGCTGGCGCAAGTATAGATAGTCTTGTGTCGATGTATATAAAAGGACTTGTAATTTTCCCTCTTCTTAAAGATCTCATAGTACTCGTCGTTCAACTCGCGTCGGTTCTTATATATCCTGACCTTTAGGCGCAACTTCGACGGCCACATATTGAGGATCTCTTTAGCACGAAAAAATATGGCGTCCAGCCTGCGGGCGATCCTGCCTTTTACGTCGGACGGCCTTTCGCCGGCAGTCAAATTATTGATATAAAATTCTCTCTCGTTTATACTATTTTCAATGTCGTCGAGATCGATAGCATCGTCGTATTCTATGGTGAAAGACTTGCTCTCTATCGTACCCCATCCGCCCGGTTTTGAGGCGCTATCGCTTCTGCCGGCGGATGAGGTCGTCAAGACGGCGTGACTTGGGGCGTTTTCCGCATGCACTCCTAAGAGAGGCGAATACCATAAGAACGGATTTGCGATGACGAACGCCATTACCAAGGGCAACGTCATATCTTTGGATCTCGGCAAATGATTAGACATTGAATTTTGCGATCTCTTTCTTCATTTCTTCAAGCTTTGATCTCAGGCCTTCAGGGGCTTCTTTACAACAGGAATTTATCTCCGATTCAAGCTCTATCGAAACCTTCCTGATCCTGACTATGCGATCCCTCAGATTCGCGCTCATCCTTTCGAGCGAGGACGCAAGGGCCTTTATCTCGTCGCCCTTACGAAGATTGAACCTGATATTAAGATTGCCCGCGGTTATCTCATCGATGTCTTTCTCCAACCTGTATAAAGGGCCGGCTATCTTATGAGAAGTAAGCAAGGTCACCGCGATGGTCGCAAGCCCTATCAGCACTATGACCACCGCGCTGGACAAAAATACCGCCGGCAACAGATAATCGGCGGTACTTTTTATGGTAAGGCGCGAATTTATGAATGTCGTGGTCACCGTCGCCCTGGACATCGAGTAGATTATATACCCGGATATCGCCGCCCCCAGCGCTACCAAAGAGCAGAACTTGATTATAAAATTCGTCTGGAACTTCTTGTCTATATAATAGTTCCTTCTTCTATTCGCGAATTTATTGTCCATCGCCGCCCCCAATCTGCCTCAACCTTATATCGCTGAGCACCTTTTTATCTATCCTGACCGCTGTCTTCTTGCGCAGGTCAGCGATCCATTTCTCAAAGGCCTCCCGCTCCCTTCTCCTGACGATATTTTTTCTTATCCTCGGGGCCATATCTTCAAAGGAGCCGGCCTTCGACCCTTCACTGGCCAGCATCCGCTCATATTCTTCCTTCATATCCTGCTCTCTCACTATTATATCGGAAGAGAATTCCCGCGACTTCTTCTTTATGAGCAGCTTTAGCAGGGCCTGCTCCCAGTACCTCTCTATCTCCTTCATAAAGGCCTTGTCCTTATCGAAATCCTGGGCCTGCGCTTCCATCAAAAGTATCTTCTTCACTATCATCTCGTCAAGGATCTCCTCCCTGGCCTTAGCCGGGTCGTCGGACAAATACTTGTTCTCCGCAATGAGATCCGCTTCATTCTTAAAATCTTCCACCGTCATCTCGTAATTGCCTATTCTCGCGACTATCACCTTTTCGTCGGGCCCTGTCCTCTTTTCACCGCATCCCGCGACGATAAGAAATAACGACAGGACCAATGCCGGTAACGCGACATTACGCTTTTTTATCATGGTAATCTCCCATTGTAATACGGATCAGGACGCGCCTATGCCGAAGAGCACGACCGGTACCGTCTTAAATAATATTTTGAAGTCAAGTCCCAGCGACCAATTGTCGATATACTGCAGGTCGAGCCTCATCCATTCCTCAAAACCTATCTTATTCCTTCCGCTTATCTGCCAGATGCATGTTATGCCGGGCCTCATCGACAGGCGCCTGCGCTGCCACGGCTCATATTGCGACACCTCTTTAGGGATCGGCGGACGGGGCCCGACGAGGCTCATCTCGCCTACGAAGACGTTGAAGAGTTGAGGAAGCTCATCTATGCTGAATTTCCTTAGGAGCTTACCGAGCGCCGTGACGCGCGGATCGTTCTTCATCTTGAAGACCGGCCCCTTCATCTCGTTCTTCTCCACCAGTTCCGAGAGCCGCTCGTGCGCGCCCTTCTGCATCGACCGGAACTTGTAAAGTATAAAACGCCTTCCGTTCAAACCGACTCTCTTCTGTAAATAAAACACCGGCCCGGGAGACGTCAATTTTATCAATAACGCCGTTATTACCAGGATCGGGCTAAGCGCTATAATGCCCAAACCCGACACGATGATATCAATGGCCCTCTTGATAAATAACTCCCATTCCTGCGCTATCGTGGTCTCAAAAGATATCAAGGGAACGCCGTCCAGCTCGGTCTGGCGCGCCTTGGCTATCTTCAGGTCAAACAGGTCTATGGCGATCGTCGTCTTGACGCCTTGAGTCTCGCAAACATACAGCGAATTCTCTATAGCGGTAAGCTTGGATCTCGGGATCACAAATACAACCTCGTCTATAGTGCGGCCGCTAAGTATCTTTGGTATATCGTCGAGCATACCTATTACCTTGCTGCCGTCCACTGCCTTGCCCATGTGGGACTCTTCATATTCGATGACGCCTACTATCTTAAAGCCCCACTCCGGGTGATTATTGATCTTGCCCATGAATTGCAGGGCGCGTTTTCCGGTCCCGACGATAAGAAGCCTCCTGAAATTATAACCCTGTTTTCTCACATAGCGCATTATCGAAAAGATCGCCACCTTCTCGGCGATCACGGCCATCGAGCTTAATGCCAGAAATATGGCAAAGAAGCCGCGGCTTACGAACCTCAATTTAAGCAAGAAGGCCGCCGCGCCGAATATTATAGCGGTAAGAAAGACGGATTTAAGTATGATGAATAGGACTTCAGTAAGCTTCTTGGTGCGCAGGCTCTTATACATTCCGTTCGCGTAAAGCGAAAAGCTCCATATCGGAATCACGAAAAAAAGGACTATCAGATAATCGCTTATGGATAGGTCGCTTGCGTCGGCAAATACCCTGACGAAAGGTATCAAATCGAATTTATACAAGACGTGGAAATACTGGCGAAGGAAGAAAGAGATGAAAAATACGAACGCTACGATGAATATGTCAAATATTATCATCGCCCTTCGAATTACTTCCTCTTTCTCACGCAGCATATCTAATCTTCTCCCAATCAGTAACTATTCAGTAGGGGAGGTTTAAACCTCCCCTACTTATTTCTTCATGATAATAGCCGCATACACGGTAAATAATAGCATATTTGCGGGTATGTGGAAATTAAAATCAATCAGGCCGTGAAGCGCCAGGCTCAATACGCCTGCGGCGCATCCGACGGAGCGAAGACTATTACGTGCTTCTTTAGTAAATCCCGTCTTTATGATCACGACAAAGATCCAGAGCATTAGAAAAGGCGCCAGCAGGCCCATCTCCGCGGCCATCTGCAGATAGTCGTTATGCGCGGCATTTGCCAGGGCAACGAGGCCCTCGGGCCGGAAACGCGGGAATCCCCAGATGAACGTCCCTATTCCGGTACCTATCGCCGGATTATGAATTATCATGTCAACGCTGCCTTTCCATATCTTTAGGCGCGTTCCGTCAAAGAGGTCGGCGCCGTAAGGCGCATAAGCAAGTTTTAGCCTGTCCGATATCGTCTCTCTGCCTAAATATACGAATGAGAATATTATCATCAGGACGAGAATAAATATAAGTATGCTCTTAATATTTATTGTCCTTCTCTTCCTTATGACGAGCATCATGACGATCAATGATACGCCCATACTAAGCCATGCGCCGCGCGATTGGGCCAATATAAAAGCGGAGGCCATAAATATCAATGCTGTCACCAGAAATACTCTATGGTCCTTCGCCACGCGGACATCCCCTTTCAACCGAGACATCTGGTTGAATAACTCGGCTATAGCGACCGGCATAGCGAGTTCCAGGTAGCCGGCAAAGTGGTTATGATTTACATAAGTTGATGCGAGAAAATCCTGCGGAATCCACCATGAATGGGGCAGCGTTCCGAAATATTGAAAAAGTCCGTATAGCGAAAGACACCCGCCCATGGATATGATGAGATATATCAGGCGTTTAACCATTTGTCCGTCAAATTCATTGATGATCACGTAATACACCCCTATGTATCCTAAAAGCCTCAAGAGGGCGTAAAAACTGTCATGTTTGTATATGGAGAAGACGAATGATATGGCGGCCAGGACCGTTAAGAGCAGGATGGGCAGATCGATGGAATTAGTTGTAAGTCGTAAGTTGTAAGTTGTAAGTTTGGGTTTTGCAGGGTTCGGGGAGACATTGACAACCTTAAAAAGCCACAGAAATATGATGATAAGCTCGACGAGCAGGATCGGCGTCATCGCCCATAGCCGGACAGATGCGCCTCTGGCTATCGGCGAAAATATGAGTATCGCCGCCAGCAGTATCCACAAAAGCTTTTTATACACCCTATACTTTTTTACCATTGTTATAATCTACATGCTCTTAAAAATTATTATGTTAAGAAATAAAATCTATTGCCTAATATCTTTCCTGTGTTTTATTCAGCATATGTTATGCTAACATCTCCAATCTCTATATTTCGCTCTTCAAAATTAACTGGATTATAATATTCATCGTTAACGAAAGAAACACTAAGCACTCTTATACCCCCATCTGTTTTTGCGGAAAAGGTGTATTTATTCCATTCTTCTTTTTTAATAAACATTTCCCCAATTTCTTCATCATCTACTCTCACTATTATATATGGATAAAATCTTTGGTGGTTAGAATCCGCCAACTTTGTCATAAGAAATCTTCTGGCGTTTATTGTTATAACCGCACAACCGGGCTTCATCTTAAGGGGAACGTATACTGTACCATTCCAATACATAACCCCATTTACAATTTCGGTTTTTTCATCATATGCCTTGCCGCGCCACTCTTCTTTAGAAATAGCGTATGAAATATCTATTGATTCCGTCTGTTTCATAAACGATCTCTTGATATCTTGTATCCGCTTTAATTCATTCCTTCTTTCTTTCTCGAACACAACCGGCTCTTCCAGATGTTTGTAATAATTCAATTTGGCAATGACTTCTTTGCGGAATTGCCAAAGATTATTGTTTACGATAAAAGCGTATAGGTTTTGATCCGATACTAGATTCTCAGGCGTTATCGTCTGAAACACCTTGAAATCTTCTGTATGATTCCATAGTTTCGAGTATATATATCCGGATCTGCTGGGATACATCAATATGACATACCGCAGTCTTTCCAGAATAAATTTTCTTTCTTCGGCATCCAACAACTTCCATATAGAAATGGCCGCATACCCTATCATATATGAAGTATATACACCGGATGGATCTTTCCGGAAAGCCTCTTTAAAATATTCCATCGTTTTCCTGCGTCCGTCTATTTTTCCGGATTCCGGCTTTCCGGCGCCGGAATACAATTCTATGGTTCCAAGCCTAATCCAGTATTCGGCATTCGACGGATTAAGCGCTGCCGCCTTCCTATATAGCATCGAAGCCGTATCAAAAACGGCCTCCGAAGTGACTTGCCCCTTGCCCTGCTCCGTCAGTATATCGCCCAGCCCGGCAGGATATTCGGCATTGAACGGGTCAAGCCTGATGGCAGTCTGCATCTTTCCCTCTGCCTCCGCCCATTGATGCCGCGCAGCCAGCTTTTGTGCGGCCGCAGATTCGATCTCGGCTAAGAGCGGGACAAAAATGATGATACAGAGAAACACAAGCAGCGCCGCCAAAACAAAATTGACCACGATTAATTTCATATACATTACAGTGTTTGACAATAGGATATGCATTGTCATGCCGATTCTTTCTTGAATTCAGCAGGTTATTCCAGATTTACCGCACTAATCATATAATGATAATTGTGGTACGTCTTTATCCAATCATTTTTTTTAAATAATTTATATATCTTATAATTGAGTCGACCAACGGAAGGATACGAATCATTTGGATAAACTTTAATATTGCCGAATCCAATATCCCGTAGAATTTTTTTAACTTCCCAGACATTTGTCGGAAACTCATAATCTGCCGGCCTATGGTCAGATCGTTTTAATCTATGATAAATGGTGCGCAATGAACTATATAGAGACCTGGGAAGGAGTATGGATTTAATAAATTGGAACATGCCCCACGCGTTGGGATCCTCCAGGAATAGAATCCCTCCCGGCTTCAGCAGGCCACGAATAGATTTCAGTAAATATTCTAATTTATTACTCTCGTGGTGCACAACGTCTACGCATACAACATAATCAAAAGCATTTTTTTTGAAAGGCAAAAATAAAATATCCCCGGCTACGCAGTTCTTTGCGGCGGAATTTGTTTTTAGATAGTGAAGCATGCTGTAAACCATATCGAAATTAACAAAAAAATACCCCTTATTTTCAAAATCAGTAAAATTTGTATCATAACCGCATCCTATATTAACAATAGCCTTAGGTGCTGGCCCGATATTTTGTCTTACCATATTCCAGAATTCCACCTTAGAATTTTTCCACTGCGTTCTTGAAAACTCTTCTTTTTTATTAAAACCGAACGTCATCATACGCGCAAGGTTCTCTTCTTCTATCAAGTGCGATTTGTCGGTATTTATAGTATATAAAAGAGGGATTTCATTCTTGATTTCGTACGTCATTTTGCACTGACAGCATCCTAAGTCGCTGCCGTTTTTGATTAAGTTACCGCCGCAGGAAGGACATGCCAAAACTTGCAATATCTCACTATTCATTATATTTGATATACCTTATTGTATTCGTTTTGAATGACATTGACATTTCAG from Candidatus Omnitrophota bacterium encodes:
- a CDS encoding O-antigen ligase family protein; translation: MVKKYRVYKKLLWILLAAILIFSPIARGASVRLWAMTPILLVELIIIFLWLFKVVNVSPNPAKPKLTTYNLRLTTNSIDLPILLLTVLAAISFVFSIYKHDSFYALLRLLGYIGVYYVIINEFDGQMVKRLIYLIISMGGCLSLYGLFQYFGTLPHSWWIPQDFLASTYVNHNHFAGYLELAMPVAIAELFNQMSRLKGDVRVAKDHRVFLVTALIFMASAFILAQSRGAWLSMGVSLIVMMLVIRKRRTINIKSILIFILVLMIIFSFVYLGRETISDRLKLAYAPYGADLFDGTRLKIWKGSVDMIIHNPAIGTGIGTFIWGFPRFRPEGLVALANAAHNDYLQMAAEMGLLAPFLMLWIFVVIIKTGFTKEARNSLRSVGCAAGVLSLALHGLIDFNFHIPANMLLFTVYAAIIMKK
- a CDS encoding carbohydrate-binding domain-containing protein; the protein is MQTAIRLDPFNAEYPAGLGDILTEQGKGQVTSEAVFDTASMLYRKAAALNPSNAEYWIRLGTIELYSGAGKPESGKIDGRRKTMEYFKEAFRKDPSGVYTSYMIGYAAISIWKLLDAEERKFILERLRYVILMYPSRSGYIYSKLWNHTEDFKVFQTITPENLVSDQNLYAFIVNNNLWQFRKEVIAKLNYYKHLEEPVVFEKERRNELKRIQDIKRSFMKQTESIDISYAISKEEWRGKAYDEKTEIVNGVMYWNGTVYVPLKMKPGCAVITINARRFLMTKLADSNHQRFYPYIIVRVDDEEIGEMFIKKEEWNKYTFSAKTDGGIRVLSVSFVNDEYYNPVNFEERNIEIGDVSITYAE
- a CDS encoding class I SAM-dependent methyltransferase translates to MTYEIKNEIPLLYTINTDKSHLIEEENLARMMTFGFNKKEEFSRTQWKNSKVEFWNMVRQNIGPAPKAIVNIGCGYDTNFTDFENKGYFFVNFDMVYSMLHYLKTNSAAKNCVAGDILFLPFKKNAFDYVVCVDVVHHESNKLEYLLKSIRGLLKPGGILFLEDPNAWGMFQFIKSILLPRSLYSSLRTIYHRLKRSDHRPADYEFPTNVWEVKKILRDIGFGNIKVYPNDSYPSVGRLNYKIYKLFKKNDWIKTYHNYHYMISAVNLE